A window of the Isosphaera pallida ATCC 43644 genome harbors these coding sequences:
- a CDS encoding DUF1559 domain-containing protein, whose translation MKTHTSASTRQGFTLIELLVVIAIIAVLIALLLPAVQSAREAARRAQCTNNLKQMGLATLNFESTFSHFPPGMAYTPRVDRTAAGRANVQAQILPYLEQASLYGAFNLDRNINLFGPTSPHDTAQTQIVATFVCPSDPATMRLTSGTRQLGYSNYFASLGATASMETGTAFAFQEPNSALLGVFNFVLNRSVTDINHPDYRRPSETRIAEITDGTSNTALFSEIRRSNLVNDASAPITSPDNVYIVSSGFVTSNRAASTTCDVFSGVRIRYRGQQYYRNLPMTGYYSHTMIPNDRRYDCGDGSFLTNHLAARSYHPGGVNVVLADGSVRFVKDTVNPIAWAALGTKAGGEVISASDL comes from the coding sequence ATGAAGACGCACACGTCCGCTTCAACCCGTCAGGGTTTCACCCTGATCGAACTGTTGGTGGTCATCGCCATCATCGCCGTTCTCATTGCCTTACTGCTGCCGGCGGTTCAGTCGGCCCGCGAGGCGGCCCGCCGGGCGCAATGTACGAACAACCTCAAGCAAATGGGGTTAGCGACCCTCAACTTCGAATCGACCTTCTCGCACTTCCCGCCGGGCATGGCCTACACCCCGAGGGTGGACCGCACTGCGGCGGGTCGGGCCAACGTCCAGGCGCAGATTTTGCCCTATCTGGAGCAGGCGTCGTTGTACGGGGCGTTCAACCTAGACCGCAACATCAACTTGTTTGGCCCGACCTCGCCGCACGACACGGCTCAAACCCAGATCGTGGCGACGTTCGTCTGTCCGTCCGACCCGGCCACGATGCGGTTGACCTCCGGCACTCGTCAGTTGGGTTATTCCAACTACTTCGCCTCGCTCGGAGCCACCGCCAGCATGGAGACCGGGACCGCGTTCGCCTTCCAGGAACCCAACTCCGCGTTGCTGGGCGTGTTCAACTTCGTCCTGAATCGCTCTGTGACCGACATCAATCACCCTGACTACCGCCGTCCTTCCGAAACCCGGATCGCTGAGATCACCGACGGTACTTCCAACACCGCGCTGTTCTCGGAAATCCGCCGCTCCAACTTGGTCAACGACGCCTCCGCGCCGATCACCAGCCCCGACAACGTGTACATTGTCTCCAGCGGCTTCGTCACTTCCAACCGGGCCGCCTCCACCACCTGCGACGTGTTCAGCGGGGTGCGGATTCGTTACCGGGGTCAGCAGTACTACCGCAACCTGCCCATGACCGGCTACTACTCACATACCATGATTCCCAACGACCGGCGTTACGACTGCGGCGACGGCTCCTTCCTCACCAACCACTTGGCCGCCCGCAGCTACCACCCCGGCGGGGTCAACGTCGTGTTGGCCGACGGCAGCGTGCGGTTCGTCAAGGACACCGTCAACCCGATCGCCTGGGCCGCGCTAGGCACCAAAGCTGGCGGCGAGGTGATCAGCGCCAGCGACCTATGA
- a CDS encoding thymidylate synthase: MSSMGVQGEAVYLDLLRDVLHHGRRQPTRAKVGGEFIDALSVFGRQVRYDLSDRFPLFTTKRVSFHSVVHELLWFLRGETNVRSLQAAGVTIWDEWADEAGELGPIYGRQWRAWNGPDGRVFDQIQAILDGLTQLRQDPRASVGRRLILNAWNVADLEKMALPPCHCLAQFHLDDAGRLSCQLYQRSADLFLGVPFNVASYALLTRLIAHVQGLEPGEFIHTLGDAHIYVNHLDQVRRQLERDPRPLPRVTLAEDLDPTLKKVRREQIVLEGYHPHPALPGEVAV, from the coding sequence ATGTCAAGCATGGGTGTTCAGGGTGAGGCGGTTTATTTGGATCTCCTGCGTGATGTACTCCATCATGGCCGACGCCAGCCGACGCGGGCCAAGGTGGGCGGGGAGTTCATTGACGCCCTGTCCGTGTTCGGCCGTCAAGTCCGCTACGATCTGAGCGATCGGTTTCCGTTGTTTACCACCAAGAGGGTCTCGTTCCATTCGGTGGTTCACGAGCTTCTTTGGTTTTTGCGGGGCGAGACCAATGTGCGTTCGCTCCAAGCGGCGGGCGTCACGATCTGGGACGAGTGGGCTGACGAGGCGGGCGAACTCGGTCCGATCTACGGCCGCCAGTGGCGGGCTTGGAATGGTCCCGATGGGCGCGTCTTTGACCAGATTCAGGCAATCCTCGATGGCTTGACTCAACTGCGCCAGGATCCACGGGCTTCAGTGGGGCGACGTTTGATCCTCAACGCCTGGAACGTGGCGGACCTGGAGAAGATGGCCCTACCGCCATGTCATTGTCTCGCACAGTTCCATTTAGATGATGCGGGACGGCTTTCCTGTCAGCTTTACCAGCGTTCCGCCGATCTCTTCCTAGGCGTACCGTTTAACGTAGCCAGTTATGCGTTGTTGACCCGCCTGATCGCCCACGTCCAAGGGTTGGAGCCTGGTGAGTTCATCCACACGCTGGGCGACGCGCACATTTATGTCAATCATCTCGACCAAGTGCGTCGCCAGCTCGAACGCGACCCCAGACCCCTGCCCCGAGTGACCCTGGCTGAGGATCTCGACCCGACGCTCAAGAAGGTGCGTCGGGAGCAAATTGTGCTGGAGGGTTACCACCCCCACCCCGCGTTGCCCGGCGAGGTGGCGGTTTGA